Proteins from one Deltaproteobacteria bacterium genomic window:
- the def gene encoding peptide deformylase, with translation MAVLPIRVFPDPVLKEKAAPVEGVTAEVSAFIDDLLETMRQSPGGVGIAAPQVGMLSRIVIVDVSGHRRGSQEQNHGLLVLVNPEILAMGGKQVVREGCMSLPDYTANVQRAQWVLVDSLDRNGNRRIIESLGFEAVAIQHEMDHLDGILFIDRVVSIKNDLFRRKKYR, from the coding sequence ATGGCCGTTCTCCCCATCCGAGTTTTTCCCGACCCCGTCCTGAAGGAGAAAGCCGCCCCCGTCGAGGGAGTGACGGCGGAGGTGTCCGCGTTCATCGACGACCTGCTCGAGACGATGCGGCAGTCGCCCGGAGGCGTGGGCATCGCCGCTCCCCAGGTCGGGATGCTGTCGCGGATCGTCATCGTGGACGTGTCCGGCCACCGGCGCGGGAGCCAGGAGCAGAATCACGGGCTGCTCGTCCTGGTGAACCCGGAGATCCTGGCCATGGGAGGGAAGCAGGTCGTCCGGGAGGGGTGCATGAGCCTCCCCGATTACACCGCCAACGTCCAACGGGCCCAGTGGGTACTGGTGGACTCTCTCGACCGGAACGGCAATCGCAGGATCATCGAGTCGCTGGGGTTCGAGGCGGTCGCGATCCAGCACGAGATGGACCACCTGGACGGCATCCTGTTCATCGACCGCGTCGTGTCGATCAAGAACGACCTGTTCCGGAGGAAGAAGTACCGGTAG